The segment CAGTATGTATGGGAGATTTAGTAATCTCATCAGCTCGCACCAAGCACACTAGCTCTGGTGATACCCAAACATCCGGAGTTAACGTGACGGGAAAAATAACCGACACCGGAGCCTTAGAAACTTTAAGAGCATCGCATTTTTTCTTTAAAAGTTTCCAGCCATCATCTTTCAGACCTGTACCTATCTTAGCAACCGTTTCAAACTGATCCTTTTTTTGATTATAGACACCTACAAGGAATGCCCCTATTCCAAATGATGCACGTTTACCATGCCCAGCATAATATCCCAAGATCACGCAATCGATCGTGTCATCAAGATGTCCCTCTTCTTGCCTCTTCAATTTAATCCAATTGAAATTCCGCTTTCCGGGTTGATAGGTAGAATCTTCACGCTTAACCACTAAACCTTCCAAGCCAGCTGTTATGGTTTCTGTAAAATATTTTTCTAATTCATCAGATGTCTGTATATGCCGCTCATCAATAACATGTACTACTAAATCTCCTGCCGGAATTAATGACAAAAGTTTTTTACGACGTTGTTTATGCGTTTTATCCAAAAAGCTTTCGCCATCAACGTAGAGGACGTCGAATAGAAATACCTGGAGTGGATACTCAGACATGGCTTCTGCAATCCCATGCTTACGTTTGCGTTTGACCGTTTCTTGAAAGGGCAAGAAGCTTCCGGTTTCACGGTCATATACAATTGCTTCGCCCTCACCAATAAACTCTTTAGCCTTAATCTTCTTACAAGCTGCCATTAAATCAGGAAACATCTCCGACATATCCTGCAGGTTCCTCGAAAAGAATTTTACCTTGCCATTTTTGACGTGAATCTGGATTCTGAATCCATCAAGTTTTGGCTGCGCTATACATGGCCCTATTTTTTCTATGATTGCTTTTGCGGTCGGTAACCGTTCCGCTGATGCCGGACGAATTGGAATCCCCACCTCAATGGTGGTCTTTCTAACGCCCTTGATCCCATCATTTTTGAGGCGATATGCAATCAAACCAATATCGGCAGATATGTTATATGCGTGTTCTAGATCTGCACGAAGTGATTTGTCTCCTTCTTCCATCCATGAAAGAGCATCAATCAGCGTCATATCAGAAAATCCAAGTCGTAGAGTTCCCAGAATGATACGTACGATATAGTTAGCAGATTGTGGTTCCATTGCTCGCAGCAATGTTTCGACAGCCTTGATCTTTTTTTCTTGAGAACCCGTTCCTGAAATCTTTTCAATCTCAACCAAGTCATCATAGACTGCTTCAAGAGATCTATGCCTTGTTATCGTC is part of the Candidatus Babeliales bacterium genome and harbors:
- a CDS encoding ATP-dependent DNA ligase — translated: MKFKEVAHIFSRIEQVSSRLEMTKQLANLLHEATPREAEILCNMTLGMLRPPYKGNNFGLAEKQLAQAVARVLGCPIKDVTTERKRLGDLGSVLEQWSWTITRHRSLEAVYDDLVEIEKISGTGSQEKKIKAVETLLRAMEPQSANYIVRIILGTLRLGFSDMTLIDALSWMEEGDKSLRADLEHAYNISADIGLIAYRLKNDGIKGVRKTTIEVGIPIRPASAERLPTAKAIIEKIGPCIAQPKLDGFRIQIHVKNGKVKFFSRNLQDMSEMFPDLMAACKKIKAKEFIGEGEAIVYDRETGSFLPFQETVKRKRKHGIAEAMSEYPLQVFLFDVLYVDGESFLDKTHKQRRKKLLSLIPAGDLVVHVIDERHIQTSDELEKYFTETITAGLEGLVVKREDSTYQPGKRNFNWIKLKRQEEGHLDDTIDCVILGYYAGHGKRASFGIGAFLVGVYNQKKDQFETVAKIGTGLKDDGWKLLKKKCDALKVSKAPVSVIFPVTLTPDVWVSPELVCLVRADEITKSPIHTAGAAGSDLGFALRFPRFMGYRDDKRAIDATSVDELKTLYRNQFMKKS